From a single Theropithecus gelada isolate Dixy unplaced genomic scaffold, Tgel_1.0 HiC_scaffold_15884, whole genome shotgun sequence genomic region:
- the LOC112617178 gene encoding homeobox protein engrailed-1 has product MEEQQPEPKSQRDSGLGAAAAAATPGGLSLSLSPGASGSSGSDGDSVPVSPQPAPPSPPAAPCLPPLAHHPHLPPHPPPPPPQHLAAPAHQPQPAAQLHRTTNFFIDNILRPDFGCKKEQPPPQLLVAAAARGGAGGGGRVERDRGQTGAGRDPVHPLGTRAPGAASLLCAPDANCGPPDGSQPAAAGAGASKAGNPAAAAAAAAAAAAAVAAAAAAAAAAKPSDSGGGGSGGGAGSPGAQGTKYPEHGNPAILLMGSANGGPVVKTDSQQPLVWPAWVYCTRYSDRPSSGPRTRKLKKKKNEKEDKRPRTAFTAEQLQRLKAEFQANRYITEQRRQTLAQELSLNESQIKIWFQNKRAKIKKATGIKNGLALHLMAQGLYNHSTTTVQDKDESE; this is encoded by the exons ATGGAAGAACAGCAGCCGGAACCTAAAAGTCAGCGAGACTCGGGCCtcggcgcggcggcggcggcggcgacccCGGGCGGCCTCAGCCTGAGCCTCAGTCCGGGCGCCAGCGGCAGCAGCGGCAGCGATGGAGACAGCGTGCCCGTGTCCCCGCAGCCCGCGCCCCCCTCGCCGCCCGCAGCGCCTTGCCTGCCGCCCCTGGCCCACCACCCGCACCTCCCCCCacaccccccgcccccgccgcctcAGCATCTCGCGGCGCCTGCTCACCAGCCGCAGCCAGCGGCCCAGCTGCACCGCACCACCAACTTTTTCATCGACAACATCCTGAGGCCGGACTTCGGCTGCAAAAAGGAGCAGCCGCCACcgcagcttctggtggctgcggCGGCCAGAGGAGGCGCAGGAGGAGGAGGCCGGGTCGAGCGTGACAGAGGCCAGACTGGCGCAGGTAGAGACCCTGTCCACCCGTTGGGCACCCGGGCGCCAGGCGCTGCCTCGCTCCTGTGCGCCCCGGACGCGAACTGTGGCCCACCCGACGGCTCCCAGCCAGCCGCCGCCGGCGCGGGCGCGTCTAAAGCTGGGAACccggctgcggcggcggcggcggcggcagcggccgCGGCGGCAgtggcagcggcggcggcggcggccgcagCAGCCAAGCCCTCGgacagcggcggcggcggcagtggAGGCGGCGCGGGGAGCCCAGGAGCGCAGGGCACCAAATACCCGGAGCACGGCAACCCCGCCATCCTACTTATGGGCTCAGCCAACGGCGGGCCCGTGGTCAAAACTGACTCGCAGCAGCCTCTCGTATGGCCCGCCTGGGTCTACTGCACACGTTATTCGGATCGTCCATCCTCCG GTCCGCGCACCAGGAagctgaagaagaagaagaacgaGAAGGAGGACAAGCGGCCGCGGACGGCGTTCACCGCCGAGCAGCTGCAGAGACTCAAGGCGGAGTTCCAGGCAAACCGCTACATCACGGAGCAGCGGCGGCAGACCCTGGCCCAGGAGCTCAGCCTCAACGAGTCCCAGATCAAGATCTGGTTCCAGAACAAGCGCGCCAAGATCAAGAAAGCCACAGGCATTAAGAACGGCTTGGCGCTGCACCTCATGGCCCAGGGACTGTACAACCACTCCACCACCACGGTCCAGGACAAAGACGAGAGCGAGTAG